Proteins from a single region of Runella sp. SP2:
- a CDS encoding LysR family transcriptional regulator: MSDFRLRVFCSVAQHLSFTKAASELFVSQPAVTKHIRELEQQYGTRLFERKGNSVVLTEAGEILKRYSSQILHLYQEAAFELGTLQDKHNGVLRLGASTTIGQYLIAPLLAKYYEKFPQVELSLLNGNTEMIENAVLSHHIDLGVVEGKKHQSGIKYVDFMDDELVAVVHVKSKLATLNEISVQELVKIPLVLRERGSGTLEVIESALKEHNLKLSSLQIVMHLGGTESIKSFLEHSNCMAFLSIRSIQKELTTGQLKTIKINELQLLRKFWLIHLQGQPEPMSESFMRFAFREYPKK, from the coding sequence GTGTCCGATTTTCGATTACGAGTTTTCTGTAGTGTAGCCCAACACCTTAGCTTTACCAAGGCCGCAAGCGAATTGTTTGTTTCTCAACCCGCCGTCACCAAGCACATTCGAGAACTCGAACAGCAGTACGGCACACGCCTTTTTGAGCGCAAAGGCAATTCGGTCGTATTGACCGAAGCGGGCGAAATTTTGAAACGCTATTCGTCGCAGATTTTGCATTTGTACCAAGAAGCCGCGTTCGAACTAGGGACACTGCAAGACAAGCACAACGGCGTTCTTCGGCTTGGGGCGAGTACGACCATAGGTCAGTATTTGATTGCGCCCCTTTTGGCCAAGTATTACGAAAAATTCCCGCAAGTGGAGCTTTCTTTGCTCAACGGCAACACCGAAATGATTGAAAATGCCGTACTTTCTCACCACATTGACTTGGGGGTAGTGGAAGGTAAAAAGCACCAATCGGGTATTAAATACGTTGATTTTATGGACGATGAGCTCGTAGCGGTGGTGCATGTTAAAAGTAAGTTAGCGACCCTCAACGAGATTTCAGTACAAGAGTTGGTAAAAATTCCACTGGTACTGCGTGAACGAGGTTCAGGGACATTGGAAGTGATTGAAAGCGCCCTCAAAGAGCACAACCTCAAACTGTCATCGCTTCAAATTGTGATGCACTTGGGGGGTACTGAAAGCATTAAATCATTTTTGGAACATTCAAACTGCATGGCTTTTTTGTCCATTCGTTCTATCCAAAAAGAACTAACAACAGGCCAGTTGAAAACAATCAAAATCAACGAATTACAATTATTACGAAAGTTTTGGCTCATTCACCTCCAAGGTCAACCTGAACCGATGTCAGAGTCATTTATGCGGTTTGCCTTTCGTGAATACCCTAAAAAATAA
- a CDS encoding sulfite oxidase, with protein sequence MNSHIHNRRGFLKKSALTTLAGMVGTEIVFAKNMPPHHVPLVFDEGLAGKHPDMVVLSDKPWNVETPPHLLDDAITPVERMFIRNNGLVPEDKIDPSTWTLTIKGESVKQTKTYKISDLKAKFKTYTYQLVLECGGNGRSGYVPQTSGNQWDQGAVSCAEWTGVRLKDILNDVGLKDDAVYIGYYGKDLHPSRDPSKVVISRGVPIKKALEDETLIAWNLNGKELPLMHGFPLRLVVGGWPASVSGKWLHTIAVRNKEHDGAKMDGHSYRVPRQAVMPGEKLAETPENFRIIESMPVKSLITYPKTGAMIDVGKSLSLRGHAWAGDLAVKEVFTSIDYGATWQKTTLQAPKNRLAWQQWGAQIQFPQKGYYEVWVRAVDSQGVSQPMVIPAWNPGGYLNNACHRIAVKVV encoded by the coding sequence ATGAACTCACACATTCACAATCGCCGAGGTTTTCTCAAGAAAAGTGCCCTCACTACCCTTGCGGGCATGGTGGGAACGGAGATTGTTTTTGCCAAAAACATGCCTCCCCACCACGTTCCATTGGTTTTCGACGAAGGATTGGCGGGGAAACATCCCGACATGGTTGTCTTGAGTGACAAACCGTGGAATGTCGAAACCCCGCCTCATTTGTTGGACGATGCCATTACGCCCGTCGAACGGATGTTTATTCGTAACAACGGCCTTGTTCCCGAGGACAAAATAGACCCTTCGACTTGGACACTCACCATCAAAGGCGAATCGGTCAAGCAAACCAAAACCTACAAAATCAGCGATTTAAAGGCCAAGTTTAAAACTTACACCTACCAGCTGGTGTTGGAATGTGGTGGTAATGGTCGTTCGGGTTATGTTCCTCAAACTTCTGGAAATCAGTGGGACCAAGGTGCGGTGAGCTGTGCCGAGTGGACGGGGGTTCGCCTCAAAGATATTTTGAACGACGTGGGTCTCAAAGACGATGCCGTTTACATTGGGTATTATGGCAAAGACCTCCACCCAAGCCGCGACCCGAGCAAAGTAGTGATTTCGCGCGGGGTTCCTATCAAGAAAGCCTTGGAAGACGAAACCCTCATTGCGTGGAATCTCAACGGTAAAGAGTTACCGCTCATGCACGGTTTTCCGCTGCGCCTTGTAGTAGGAGGCTGGCCTGCGTCGGTGTCGGGCAAATGGCTCCATACCATTGCAGTACGCAACAAAGAACACGACGGTGCCAAAATGGACGGACACAGCTACCGAGTACCGCGCCAAGCCGTAATGCCAGGAGAAAAACTAGCCGAAACGCCCGAGAATTTCCGCATCATTGAGTCAATGCCCGTCAAATCGCTGATTACTTACCCCAAAACGGGCGCAATGATTGACGTTGGGAAGTCGCTATCTCTTCGCGGCCATGCTTGGGCGGGAGATTTAGCCGTCAAAGAAGTGTTTACGTCCATTGACTACGGAGCCACTTGGCAAAAAACCACGCTTCAAGCCCCCAAAAATCGTTTGGCGTGGCAGCAGTGGGGCGCTCAAATTCAGTTTCCTCAAAAAGGGTACTACGAAGTGTGGGTACGCGCTGTAGATTCGCAGGGGGTATCGCAGCCGATGGTGATTCCTGCGTGGAACCCTGGCGGTTACCTCAACAACGCTTGTCACCGTATTGCTGTCAAAGTCGTTTAA
- a CDS encoding NADP-dependent isocitrate dehydrogenase: MKRITVAKGDGIGPEIMDATLSIIKAAGAQIEVDEIEVGEKVYLAGNTSGIAKESWDIIRRNKVFLKAPITTPQGGGYKSLNVTTRKFLGLYANIRPCISLHPFVKTKHPQMDIVIVRENEEDLYAGIEHQQTDEVVQCLKLISRPGCEKIVRYAFEYAKNYGRKKVTCFTKDNIMKQTDGLFHQVFDEIAKEYPTIENEHWIIDIGAAKMADTPEAFDVIVMPNLYGDVLSDVAAQIAGSVGLAGSANIGEECAMFEAIHGSAPRRAGQNMANPSGLLQGAVLMLNHLGQTDVAEKVQNAWLKTIEEGIHTYDIYKEGVSKQKVGTKEFAEAVIKNLGEKPSQLNAVSYSADTSFNLPKYQRKAPKKKELLGVDLFVHWDGESADELAAMVQKINTSDAALSMITNRGIKVWPEGFPETFCTDHWRCRFKPVGTTELDKQQIVGLLEAASEHNIDIIKTENLYAFDGIPAFSLGQGQ; this comes from the coding sequence ATGAAAAGAATTACGGTAGCAAAGGGCGACGGCATCGGTCCCGAAATCATGGATGCCACTCTTTCCATTATCAAAGCCGCAGGGGCGCAAATTGAAGTAGATGAAATCGAGGTGGGTGAAAAAGTGTATTTAGCAGGTAATACCTCAGGGATTGCCAAAGAATCGTGGGATATTATCCGCCGCAACAAAGTGTTCTTGAAAGCCCCCATCACGACTCCCCAAGGTGGTGGTTACAAAAGTTTGAACGTAACCACGCGTAAGTTTTTGGGTTTGTATGCCAACATCCGTCCGTGCATTAGTTTACACCCTTTTGTGAAGACAAAACACCCGCAAATGGACATCGTGATTGTGCGCGAAAACGAAGAAGATTTGTACGCAGGTATCGAACACCAACAAACCGACGAGGTGGTGCAATGTTTGAAACTGATTAGCCGCCCAGGCTGCGAAAAAATCGTTCGCTATGCGTTTGAGTACGCCAAAAATTACGGCCGTAAAAAAGTGACGTGTTTTACCAAAGACAACATCATGAAACAAACCGACGGACTGTTTCACCAAGTCTTTGATGAAATTGCCAAAGAATATCCTACCATCGAAAACGAGCACTGGATTATTGACATTGGAGCCGCTAAAATGGCGGATACACCCGAAGCCTTTGACGTCATTGTGATGCCAAATTTGTACGGTGACGTGCTTAGCGACGTAGCAGCTCAGATTGCGGGGTCGGTAGGTTTGGCGGGTTCGGCCAATATCGGCGAAGAGTGTGCTATGTTTGAGGCGATTCACGGTTCAGCTCCTCGTAGAGCAGGCCAAAATATGGCCAACCCGTCGGGTTTATTGCAAGGAGCGGTGCTGATGCTTAACCACCTTGGCCAAACCGACGTAGCCGAAAAAGTACAAAATGCTTGGCTCAAAACCATCGAAGAAGGCATCCATACCTACGATATTTACAAGGAAGGGGTTAGCAAGCAGAAAGTAGGGACGAAGGAGTTTGCTGAGGCAGTTATCAAAAATCTGGGTGAAAAACCGAGTCAACTGAACGCGGTAAGTTACTCGGCAGACACTTCGTTTAACTTGCCAAAATACCAACGCAAAGCGCCCAAGAAAAAAGAACTGCTAGGGGTCGATTTGTTTGTGCATTGGGACGGAGAAAGTGCCGATGAGTTGGCAGCGATGGTGCAGAAAATCAATACCTCAGATGCTGCATTGAGCATGATTACCAACCGTGGTATCAAAGTATGGCCAGAAGGTTTTCCCGAAACATTCTGCACGGACCACTGGCGTTGCCGCTTTAAACCTGTCGGAACAACCGAGTTAGATAAGCAACAAATCGTAGGGTTGTTGGAGGCCGCAAGTGAGCACAACATCGACATCATCAAGACCGAAAATTTGTACGCTTTTGATGGCATACCTGCTTTTTCATTGGGACAAGGACAATAA
- a CDS encoding LysR family transcriptional regulator: protein MNYTLNQLRIFLKVAQTRSITKAAEELHLTQPAVSIQLKNFQEQFDIPLIEVLNKKIYVTDFGQEIAEAADKILAEVYAINYKMHAHKGQLTGKLKFSVVSTGKYIAPYFIADFIRQHPGIELQMDVTNKVQVVTSLEKNEVDFSWVSVLPETLKIEKIELMQNKLFLVGNTETQYKDTLYDKSIFENIPLIYREQGSGTRHVMERFILQNNLPVRKKMELTSNEAVKQAVIAGLGYSIMPLIGIKNELVNHQLHIIPVEGFPITSTWTLIWLKDKKLSPVAQAYLDYVTQEKQNLIHEKFAWFESY from the coding sequence ATGAATTATACGCTTAACCAATTACGAATATTCCTCAAAGTGGCACAAACACGCAGCATTACCAAAGCTGCTGAAGAGCTGCATTTGACGCAGCCTGCGGTTTCGATTCAGCTCAAAAACTTCCAAGAGCAGTTTGATATTCCATTAATTGAAGTGCTCAACAAAAAAATTTATGTCACTGATTTTGGCCAAGAAATCGCCGAAGCTGCCGACAAGATTTTGGCCGAAGTGTATGCCATCAATTATAAAATGCACGCCCATAAAGGCCAACTTACGGGTAAACTCAAGTTTTCGGTGGTCTCGACGGGCAAGTACATCGCCCCTTACTTCATTGCCGATTTTATCAGGCAACACCCTGGTATTGAACTTCAAATGGACGTAACAAATAAAGTCCAAGTAGTAACGAGTCTTGAAAAAAACGAAGTTGATTTTTCGTGGGTAAGTGTCTTGCCAGAGACCCTGAAAATTGAAAAAATTGAGCTCATGCAAAACAAGCTGTTTCTGGTAGGAAATACTGAAACTCAGTACAAAGACACACTATATGACAAATCTATTTTTGAAAATATTCCGCTTATTTACCGAGAACAAGGGTCAGGGACGCGGCACGTAATGGAAAGATTTATTCTTCAAAATAACCTTCCCGTCCGCAAAAAAATGGAATTGACCTCCAACGAAGCCGTCAAACAGGCCGTCATTGCGGGGCTTGGGTATTCAATCATGCCACTGATTGGCATCAAAAACGAACTGGTCAATCATCAACTGCACATTATTCCTGTCGAAGGTTTTCCCATTACTTCTACTTGGACGTTGATTTGGTTGAAAGACAAAAAACTTTCGCCCGTTGCTCAAGCGTACTTAGACTACGTGACCCAAGAGAAACAAAACCTAATTCATGAAAAATTTGCTTGGTTTGAAAGTTATTAA
- a CDS encoding GntP family permease produces the protein MLSPFFVSVLLFISILAIIILSSRYKFNTFFVLVLVAMGVGFAAGMDGENVLKALKTGFGGTLEKIGLLIILGATLGVILDKTNATLSLAHFVLAKTGERYAPLAVSIIGFLIGLPIFCDSGFVVLSGLVVSLGLQLPQKRISLIGCLATSLYAVHCLVPPHPGITAAAGVLNVDLGKAMLLGVVVALPAATVGYLYSLSQPTPILETNDKDTLPTAAIPTENLPSPLLSFLPIIVPIALISLKSVVLLSPEALPPVLLTMVKFLGEPIPALIVGLILTLPLFRPLRNDQLNALFDDAITKAGPILIVTAAGGAFGEIIKGLELGKVYGSAIASGGWGLLIPFGLAAIFKTAQGSSTVAVVSTASLIAPLLDSLGFASETGTLLALLATGAGSMVTSHANDSYFWVISRFGNLSVSQTLRLFSPASTLMGLVALGMVYLLKFLLL, from the coding sequence ATGCTTAGTCCTTTCTTCGTCAGCGTTCTACTGTTTATCAGTATTTTAGCCATCATCATTTTAAGCTCACGGTACAAGTTCAACACCTTTTTTGTGCTGGTACTCGTAGCAATGGGTGTAGGATTTGCCGCAGGCATGGACGGAGAAAATGTGCTCAAAGCCCTCAAAACTGGCTTTGGAGGTACACTTGAAAAAATAGGTTTACTCATTATTTTGGGTGCTACGCTGGGCGTTATTTTAGATAAAACCAACGCGACCCTCAGTCTTGCTCATTTTGTTTTGGCTAAAACAGGCGAACGTTACGCACCGTTGGCCGTGAGTATCATTGGATTTTTGATTGGACTACCGATTTTTTGCGACTCAGGCTTTGTCGTCTTGAGCGGGCTTGTCGTTTCGTTGGGGCTTCAATTGCCCCAAAAGCGCATATCGCTGATAGGCTGTTTGGCAACTTCGCTTTATGCGGTGCATTGCTTGGTACCGCCTCACCCTGGCATTACTGCCGCTGCTGGTGTGTTAAATGTCGATTTGGGAAAAGCCATGTTATTAGGCGTAGTGGTCGCATTACCCGCTGCCACTGTAGGATATCTGTACAGCCTTTCCCAACCAACTCCCATCCTTGAAACCAACGATAAAGATACCTTACCTACAGCCGCAATCCCAACCGAAAATCTACCGTCGCCATTGCTTTCTTTCCTACCGATTATCGTCCCCATTGCCCTTATTTCGCTCAAATCGGTCGTGTTGCTTAGCCCCGAAGCTTTACCTCCCGTTTTGCTTACAATGGTCAAATTTTTGGGTGAGCCTATTCCTGCCCTTATTGTTGGATTAATACTGACCCTTCCTTTGTTTCGTCCTTTACGAAATGACCAACTCAACGCCCTTTTCGACGATGCCATTACCAAAGCAGGACCAATTTTGATTGTAACGGCGGCGGGAGGAGCTTTTGGAGAAATCATCAAAGGGCTTGAACTTGGAAAAGTCTATGGTTCAGCCATTGCTTCGGGTGGCTGGGGTCTGCTTATACCGTTTGGATTAGCCGCTATTTTCAAAACTGCCCAAGGGTCTTCGACGGTTGCCGTTGTTTCTACAGCTTCATTAATTGCGCCTTTGTTAGATTCATTAGGTTTTGCTTCCGAAACAGGCACTTTATTAGCCCTACTTGCTACGGGGGCGGGCTCAATGGTGACTTCACACGCCAACGATTCTTACTTCTGGGTCATTTCTCGCTTTGGGAATCTGAGTGTTTCACAAACCTTGCGCCTCTTCTCGCCAGCCTCTACCCTGATGGGACTGGTCGCACTGGGCATGGTGTATCTCCTGAAATTCTTACTTCTGTAA
- a CDS encoding RsmB/NOP family class I SAM-dependent RNA methyltransferase: MRYHRVLVEAIVFSLGEIFEKGRQADKVIEQVLKSNRKWGARDRGFIAENTYEIVRWWRLLLFVSQEERPAYSDIFAIWQTLKGNELPAWTEFDHIQPQRIRQAYEEAKKIRKVRESIPDWLDEVGASELGEKWDDELHALNQTAPVVLRVNTLKTNREALQKELAKDGIQTNPLPSLPSALALTEKKNVFQTEAFKNGFFEVQDAGSQVIAPTLDVQPGMRVIDACAGAGGKTLHLAALMQNQGRLIAMDVENWKLDELRRRARRNGVSNVETRLIEAKTIKRLRETADRVLLDVPCSGLGVLRRNPDSKWKIMPEFLAQIRQTQYDILSHYSQMVKPGGKLVYATCSILPSESENQVQRFLKEQGQQWTLETETRTSPARDGFDGFYMASLVKPC; encoded by the coding sequence ATGAGATACCACCGTGTGTTGGTCGAAGCGATTGTTTTTTCGCTCGGCGAAATTTTTGAAAAAGGCCGTCAAGCCGATAAAGTCATTGAACAAGTTCTCAAGTCAAACCGCAAGTGGGGTGCCCGCGACCGCGGTTTTATTGCCGAAAATACCTACGAAATCGTCCGCTGGTGGCGGTTGTTATTATTTGTAAGTCAAGAAGAACGACCCGCTTACAGCGATATTTTTGCCATTTGGCAGACACTCAAAGGCAACGAACTTCCCGCCTGGACCGAATTTGACCACATTCAGCCGCAGCGTATTCGTCAAGCCTACGAAGAAGCCAAGAAAATCCGAAAAGTACGCGAATCCATTCCTGATTGGCTCGACGAAGTAGGAGCTTCGGAATTAGGAGAGAAGTGGGATGATGAGCTGCACGCGCTCAATCAAACGGCCCCCGTTGTTTTACGCGTCAATACCCTCAAAACCAACCGTGAAGCACTTCAAAAGGAGTTGGCTAAAGATGGCATCCAAACGAATCCACTTCCTTCGTTACCATCTGCATTGGCATTGACAGAGAAGAAAAATGTTTTCCAAACCGAAGCATTTAAAAACGGTTTTTTTGAGGTTCAAGACGCGGGTTCGCAGGTAATTGCCCCCACGCTCGACGTACAACCTGGAATGCGCGTCATTGATGCTTGCGCAGGCGCGGGCGGAAAAACCCTGCATTTGGCAGCCTTGATGCAAAACCAAGGGCGATTGATTGCCATGGACGTAGAGAACTGGAAACTAGACGAACTTCGCCGCCGCGCACGTCGCAATGGGGTAAGCAACGTAGAAACGCGCCTCATAGAAGCCAAAACCATCAAGCGTCTCCGCGAAACTGCCGATCGCGTTTTGTTAGATGTGCCTTGTTCGGGTTTGGGAGTGCTTCGACGAAATCCAGATTCTAAATGGAAGATTATGCCCGAATTTTTGGCGCAAATTCGCCAAACTCAGTACGACATTCTGAGTCATTACTCCCAAATGGTCAAACCTGGCGGCAAATTAGTTTATGCTACTTGCAGCATTTTACCCTCCGAAAGCGAAAATCAGGTACAGCGCTTTTTGAAAGAGCAAGGCCAACAATGGACGCTTGAAACCGAAACGCGCACCTCTCCCGCCCGCGACGGATTCGACGGGTTTTATATGGCATCGTTGGTAAAACCTTGTTAA
- the murB gene encoding UDP-N-acetylmuramate dehydrogenase — translation MLTIQSNVSLKSYNTFGIDATARYLVEVENEEDIQTLLQLPDAHTSPMLILGGGSNLLLTQDFNGLAVKINLKGIQVVKEDQEHVWVRAGAGESWHGFVMHCVEKGWAGLENLSLIPGTVGAAPMQNIGAYGVEIKDTFDRLEAVQLSTGEKHIFTNADCRFGYRDSVFKNEAKGQYIISSVQFKLAKQPTFQVSYGDIQTTLTQMGVKELSIRAISEAVIKIRRSKLPDPAEIGNAGSFFKNPEIPASQYEALKIQYPAIPGYIINDTTVKVPAGWLIEQNGWKGKRFGSIGVHTRQALVLVNYGGGKGADIQQLAYKIQNSVEEQFGIRLHTEVNFV, via the coding sequence ATGCTTACCATTCAAAGCAACGTTTCACTCAAGTCGTATAATACCTTCGGTATCGATGCCACCGCACGCTACTTGGTAGAAGTAGAAAACGAAGAAGACATTCAGACACTCCTTCAACTTCCCGATGCACACACGTCCCCAATGCTTATTTTGGGCGGGGGCAGTAACCTTCTCCTCACGCAAGACTTCAATGGGTTGGCGGTCAAAATCAATCTCAAAGGCATTCAAGTTGTGAAAGAAGACCAAGAACACGTCTGGGTACGGGCGGGTGCTGGTGAAAGCTGGCACGGTTTTGTCATGCACTGCGTCGAAAAAGGCTGGGCTGGCCTCGAAAATTTATCTTTGATACCTGGTACCGTCGGAGCTGCTCCCATGCAAAATATTGGCGCGTACGGTGTCGAAATCAAAGACACCTTCGACCGCCTCGAAGCAGTACAATTATCTACGGGCGAGAAGCACATTTTTACCAATGCTGATTGCCGTTTTGGCTACCGCGATAGTGTGTTTAAAAACGAAGCCAAAGGCCAATATATCATCAGCAGTGTTCAGTTTAAGCTGGCCAAACAGCCCACTTTTCAGGTGTCGTACGGCGACATCCAAACGACCCTTACACAAATGGGCGTGAAAGAATTGAGCATTCGGGCAATAAGTGAGGCCGTCATCAAAATTAGACGTAGCAAACTCCCCGACCCCGCCGAAATCGGAAACGCGGGTAGTTTTTTCAAAAACCCCGAAATCCCTGCTTCGCAGTACGAAGCACTTAAAATCCAATACCCAGCCATTCCAGGCTATATCATCAACGACACTACCGTGAAAGTGCCCGCGGGATGGTTAATTGAACAAAACGGTTGGAAAGGAAAGCGTTTTGGCAGCATTGGAGTCCATACCCGACAAGCGCTCGTACTGGTCAACTATGGTGGAGGAAAAGGCGCTGATATACAGCAACTTGCCTACAAAATTCAGAACTCAGTCGAAGAGCAATTTGGTATTCGGTTACATACAGAGGTGAACTTCGTATAA
- a CDS encoding RNA polymerase sigma factor, which yields MTAIEFTYNISKVSKSLKPFAMRLTKDHDDANDLLQDTLLKAFTNREKYADGTNLKAWLYTIMKNTFITNYQRMVRKNTFIDESENLHYINSLENSTNNDAPSTFIMNDINRAVDSLEESFRTPFMMHYRGFKYHEIAERLHIPIGTVKNRIHIARKELKDKLYVYEHAF from the coding sequence ATGACCGCCATAGAATTCACCTACAACATCTCAAAGGTTTCAAAATCACTGAAACCATTTGCAATGCGCCTCACCAAAGACCATGATGATGCCAATGATTTGCTTCAAGATACCTTGCTGAAGGCGTTTACCAACCGAGAAAAATATGCCGATGGAACTAACCTCAAAGCGTGGCTCTATACGATTATGAAAAATACCTTCATCACCAATTATCAGCGCATGGTGAGAAAAAACACTTTCATCGACGAATCGGAAAATTTGCATTACATTAATTCGCTTGAAAATAGTACCAATAACGATGCACCTTCAACGTTTATAATGAATGACATCAATCGTGCTGTCGATTCATTAGAAGAGTCGTTCCGTACGCCGTTTATGATGCACTACCGAGGGTTCAAATACCACGAAATTGCGGAGCGCCTTCATATTCCGATTGGAACAGTCAAAAACAGGATTCACATTGCCCGAAAAGAATTGAAAGACAAATTGTACGTGTACGAACACGCATTTTAG
- a CDS encoding NAD(P)H-binding protein → MKVSILGCGWLGLPLAKKLIEQGQVVRGSTTRAEKLSELRQAGIEPLWLQLSPEPKGIGWDYLLDTEVLVVNIPPRLAHTGAAFHPAQIEHLANLLKNSSVQRVIYVSSTSVYADDNRTAVEDDVTTPEQSAAPALVEAERIIQEVGKTWLVLRCGGLMGYERIPAKYVSGKKNLTTGHLPVNYLHRDDAIGIIETFLSLPNEAWNQTYNVVAPQHPTRREVYLGSCEPFGYIPPTFEDDISAPYKLISSERLQTTLSYSFLYPNPLDFYYAL, encoded by the coding sequence ATGAAAGTAAGCATTTTAGGCTGTGGCTGGCTGGGCTTGCCTTTGGCCAAAAAACTCATAGAACAAGGACAGGTAGTAAGAGGCTCAACAACCCGTGCCGAAAAACTGAGCGAACTGCGTCAGGCAGGGATTGAACCGCTTTGGCTGCAATTGTCGCCCGAACCGAAAGGAATAGGCTGGGATTATTTGTTGGATACCGAAGTATTGGTCGTCAATATTCCGCCGCGATTGGCGCATACGGGGGCGGCCTTTCATCCTGCCCAAATCGAGCACCTGGCTAATTTGCTGAAAAATAGCTCGGTGCAGCGCGTGATTTACGTAAGTTCAACGTCGGTCTATGCCGATGACAATCGGACGGCGGTAGAAGACGACGTAACAACGCCCGAGCAATCGGCAGCACCTGCCTTGGTCGAAGCCGAGCGTATCATTCAGGAGGTAGGAAAAACGTGGCTAGTGCTTCGTTGCGGTGGCTTGATGGGCTACGAGCGTATTCCTGCAAAATACGTATCGGGTAAAAAAAATCTGACAACTGGGCATTTACCCGTCAATTACCTTCATCGCGACGACGCCATTGGAATCATTGAAACGTTTTTATCTTTACCTAACGAAGCATGGAATCAAACCTATAATGTGGTCGCGCCCCAACATCCCACTCGTCGCGAGGTTTATTTAGGGAGTTGTGAACCGTTTGGGTATATTCCTCCAACGTTTGAGGATGATATTTCAGCGCCTTACAAATTGATTTCGTCGGAGCGTCTGCAAACGACCCTTTCCTATTCGTTTTTGTACCCCAACCCTTTAGATTTTTATTACGCACTCTAG
- the prmA gene encoding 50S ribosomal protein L11 methyltransferase: protein MPATYYEARLTLNPDFNEIVMAELGQIGYESFVETDEGLLAYIVEEQFDAAQLQQLVDDYQSMTPIAVEYQQLEPKNWNEEWEKNYQPIEVAGKIRVRASYHEPNPAFQYEIVIDPKMSFGTGHHETTTLVMEQQLSLDHQGKSLLDVGSGTGILAILGEMLGATKLTAFDIEEWAYLNAVENAEMNGCKHMTVFQGTIEDCPHDTYDIVLANINRNILLREIPIYETFLKAGGTMMVSGFYEFDIEDITQKAEEVGLKLVAQKTLNQWATLRFEKP from the coding sequence ATGCCTGCTACGTATTATGAAGCGCGCTTGACGCTCAATCCTGATTTTAACGAAATCGTCATGGCCGAATTAGGCCAAATTGGCTACGAGTCGTTTGTCGAAACCGACGAAGGGCTTTTGGCCTATATTGTAGAAGAACAATTTGACGCTGCCCAACTTCAGCAATTGGTTGATGACTACCAGTCGATGACGCCGATTGCAGTAGAATATCAACAACTCGAACCCAAAAACTGGAACGAAGAATGGGAGAAAAACTACCAGCCGATTGAAGTGGCAGGGAAAATTCGCGTGCGTGCGTCGTATCACGAACCGAATCCTGCGTTTCAGTACGAAATTGTAATTGACCCCAAAATGTCTTTTGGAACGGGGCACCACGAAACTACCACGTTGGTCATGGAACAACAACTTTCGCTAGACCACCAAGGAAAATCGTTGCTCGACGTAGGAAGTGGCACGGGTATTTTGGCGATTTTGGGGGAAATGCTGGGCGCGACTAAACTCACCGCATTCGACATCGAAGAATGGGCGTACCTCAACGCCGTCGAAAACGCTGAGATGAACGGCTGTAAACACATGACCGTTTTTCAAGGAACCATCGAAGACTGTCCACACGATACCTATGACATTGTATTGGCTAATATCAACCGCAATATTTTGCTTCGTGAAATACCTATCTATGAAACGTTTTTGAAAGCGGGTGGTACGATGATGGTGAGCGGTTTTTACGAGTTTGATATTGAAGATATTACGCAAAAAGCTGAGGAGGTTGGACTAAAGTTGGTAGCTCAAAAAACGCTCAACCAATGGGCCACTTTACGTTTTGAAAAACCATGA